In the genome of Harmonia axyridis chromosome 4, icHarAxyr1.1, whole genome shotgun sequence, the window TTCACTTAACTTAAACATATTCGCATCGAGAATGTCTGcaacatctattcgaattaaaaataatagttCATCCGCTCGTtttatttaatcatattgaAGACAAACAAAGAAATGTTCGAGCGTTTTATCGCTCGAGTCGAAATTCAGCAGGAAAATCTGAAATCTGTTAGGGCGGCCAATTAGGtttctgcctagggcggcagtttggctagcgacggccctgtaaACCCTGTATATCTATGAGGTAAACAAACCAGTTTTATTCGTGTTCTTATGAAAGAATTGGGAATTTCACAAGAGTTAAGAGTTCtgctttatatatttttaataataatcaaaatgaaCAGTAGTTTAAATGGTCTTTATAACAGATTTTTCATATGCgaatacattcgaaatttattgaaaaacagttCTATGGTCTCAGAATATTAAACATAATAATCTATGCTCTGAgcaatatagaaaatataagGGCATAGAAATCACAATCTATAAGGGATagcagaaaaagaagaagataacATCAACACACATTTATAGACAAATTGGATATTAGGTGTGATTAGGTCTATGTAAGATGCATAAAATCTATGCACACTTCTAGAATCGTAGAATCCCATAGAGCaaggtttatagatttagacaggttgtttcgtaactttcaaccaatcagcgttAACCATTCTTGACGTCACtcggtttacacattcaaattAATAACATTGGATTGCAATGAAATCGTGggttttcacggattttcttaATAGTTTGATCGCGTATATCGTTCGTAGTCTAtcctaaataataataataataataaagtttaaaatttcaaaatatagggacctcgaatttcagataaagcgccagtggggaatggtatcaacgagaactattccaattatcatctcaacaacaggaatagtacccaaaaatctcaagagaaatatcaagcaactagggcttagtgagtatatatgtaatgtaatgcaaaaagctgttcttttaggtactgcaaggacggtgagaaaattcctaggaagcgaaggacaggtccaaggatcgcgtgtaagaggaccagaagttcgacgacaaccagggggaccacaaggaccggacacgaccgagctctacccttctgatattttaaatatctgggattgagtgaatgttcctcttagcgaggagtgagaagccgacggcgaggagaaatcctacgcgtataggcaaaagtcggaagtttatttgctttcaacacaacctaatataatattctaataaatattgcaaataaacacgatgaacagaggctcactagaggttcgcctgttagttctgaaaaaaaaaatagtcttTAAACTctttaatatcttcaatcatAAAGTAGCTACGATAAAATGTCTGTCAATGATGGCCAATGGCGATACAGACATTCTATAGACATTGACAGACACCGGATGACGCGTTACCTCACTCTTCAACCCAAGTTACGAGGcaacctgtgtaatctacaGACCTTGCCCATAGAGAAAGGATTATTTGTCTATGTAGAATCCtaacaaaaataaacaattctgaGTTCAGTGTAGTTGTTTTGTTCTGGTTCAGTATCAGAGATAAGGTTAGAATTTACAAGAGAAGTTGAAAGTGAATACGgtcaatttcaattgaataaagaagtgaagttttttaattattgaaatacTGCTACTATTGTGATCCATTTGTGTTTTCATTATATACGCCGGTCACCAATATGGTTACGATAAATTCTCCATCAGTTGAATTGAGTTCTTACAGGGATCAACATTTTAAGGTATTGTATtgacataaatataaataattttctatCTTCTAGCTACGATTTGTTTTAGGGAACAAGAGCAGAACAAGATAAGCTATTAAGGCTTTCAACTACTTTATATGTGGGAAATTTATCTTTCTACACAACAGAGGaacaaatttatgaattattctCAAAATGTGGAGATATCAGAAGAGTAATAATGGGCTTggacaaatataaaaaaacgcCTTGTGGTTTTTGTTTTGTAGAGTTTTATACAAGAGAAGACGCTGAATGTGCATTGAGGTACAATGGACTTACTTTatttttgttacaatttataatgatttttgaCTTTCAGGTATGTCAATGGGACAAGATTAGATGATCGCATAGTAAGAACAGATTGGGATGCTGGTTTTGTTGAAGGAAGACAGTATGGTAGGGGAAAAACGGGGGGACAGGTATGCATTTGATATATTATGGACAtcttccaaattatattatactaCTTTTATATAACATTAAATTGGGCTCCATGGCCCAATAACCGTCAATGGAAGGGTTTATCcaaatttgttgatattttatCTCTCTTTCACTCGGGATATTTTTGTACAGGGGGTTTCAcataagcgggtcactggatttgcGGTTGATCCTTTgagcattattgaaaaataatccaTTTCAGTGATAGTATatttcacgggctatccaaatatgttatcgaaaaaaactattgaaccAAGGAATGAGAACTTATAGGGAAAAAAC includes:
- the LOC123677719 gene encoding nuclear cap-binding protein subunit 2 — its product is MVTINSPSVELSSYRDQHFKGTRAEQDKLLRLSTTLYVGNLSFYTTEEQIYELFSKCGDIRRVIMGLDKYKKTPCGFCFVEFYTREDAECALRYVNGTRLDDRIVRTDWDAGFVEGRQYGRGKTGGQVRDEYRTDYDAGRSGYGKIIQQKMGVPKI